Part of the Streptomyces sp. RFCAC02 genome is shown below.
CCTGCTGACCGCCGCGCGCGAGGCCATGGTCACCGCAGTCACCACGCGGCGGCCGGCCGTCGACGAGTCGGGCCCGGCCGGCGCCGCCCGCGCCCTGCGCGCCGCGCTCCCCGCGCAGACGGTTCTCAGCGACGCGGAGCAGCGCCTGCTGGGCGAGTGGCTGGACCGCATCGCCACCGCCGGCTGAGCCGGCCGCCCGGTCCCGTCAGGCCCGCAGCACCGCGACGGCGTACGGGGCGAGGCGGTAGGGGGCGGTGGCGCGGGTGTGCGGTGGGGAGGGGGCACACGGGTGGGGCCATCGGAGCCGACCTCGCATGCCTCGTCGACACGATCCACTTCGCCCCGTCCAAGGCGAGTCGACTGCTGCAGGCGGCTGACCTCATCGCTTACCTGCATCGGCGGCTGGTCAGTGGCCAGGACGGTGATCCGAGGGCGCGAAAGGCCAATGAACGGCTGTGGTCTTTCGTGGAGGATCGTGTCGTCCACCGGTATCGGTGGACGACAGAGCAGGGGGAGCAGGGCGAGTAGTACAACGTCGGAGTCGACAGCACAAAGGCCCCGCTGGAGCGGGGCCTGAGGCGAACCGGGCATGAGTGCTGAAGATGTCCCTAGGAGCGGGCTAGCACGGTGAGTCTTCCCATAGCCGCCCCGTGACGAGAATCATGCCGGGCCGAACCGCGTCGGCGCTGTGCACGCCCCGGGCCGGGATCGGGGCGTCGGCGTCCGTTGCTCCTGCCTGGGTCAGCGGGTCGGGTTGCGGCTGCGGGCGTTGACCTCGGCGAGCCGGGCGCGCAGGACTTCCTCTGGGCTGAGCGTCCGTACGTCGTCCGGTTCGGCGTCCCACTCGCCGCCCCCGCTCAGCCGTCTGAGCCGCACCTTCGGCCCGTCGATCCGGCACACGACGACCCCGACGCGATCGAGCGCCATGTCGTGGACCGTCGCCCCGAAAGCCGGTCCCGGCGGCCGGGCTTCGGGCTCGCGCCCGGTCACCGTGCGGCCCCCTTCACGATCACGGCGGCCAGGGCCAGGGCGACCGGGGCCGAGCACACCCCGAGCTGGACGAGGGCGTACCGGGCCTGCCGCCCGGCGCCGGGCGCGACGGCCCCGGCGCCCCGGACGTCCAGCGCGGGAAGCTGGATGCCGGCGCGCCGCAGCGCGGCGGCGAGGACGTCCCGCGCCTCCGTCGCCTCACCGAACTTGGCCGTGGCGCACGGCTGGTCGGCCCCGGCGCCGAGCGGGCCGTTGGACGGGTGTCGCGTCGTCATGGTGCGTGCTCCTTCGGGTGTCCTGATGTGAACCCGTCCCGGCACCGGGCGGTCTGTCGTACGGTGCGTGACCGGGGCACTACGAGGATGCGTCGACGGTGGGTCCGGTACGCCCCGGACGGGCCGGGGCTCCCCGGCGGCCGTCACACGTTCCACACCTTCCACGGAGGACTCGATGCCGACGAGACGAGCGGTCACCGGCCGCAGCAGGGAGCCGCGCGCACGGTTCGCGGAGGAACTACGGCAACTGCGAGTGGAGCGCGGCCACAGTCTCCGGCAGTTGGGCGAACGGTTGGGCTGGGACTGGTCGTTGTTCGGCAAGATGGAGAAGGGCGAGACGCTCGGCGGCCCCGAGGTCGTCCAGGCCCTCGACCACTACTACGAGACACCCGGTCTGCTGCTCGCGCTGTGGGAACTGGCGATCAGCGACAAGACGCAGTTCAAGGAGCGATACCGCCGCTACATGGCACTGGAGGCGGAGGCCACGAGCCTGTGGCACTTCGCGGTGAGTGTTGTGCCGGGCCTGCTGCAAACGCCCCACTATGCGAGGGAGCTGCTGGCTTCGGGTGGGCTCAGAGGAGAGGAGCTGGAGCAGCAAGTAGAAGCTCGTATGCGACGAAGCGAACTACTCACAGGAGAGGATGCACCGCAGTTCCGGACAATATTGTCCGAGGCGGTGCTGCGTACGCCCCTGCTCGACGCGGGGGAGTGGCGGGCGCAGTTGGAGCATCTGGCTGCCATGACGGAGCGGGACAACGTGATCGTGCACGTGCTCCCGTTCAGCGTGGGTCTTCATGGCTTGCTCAGTGCGGACATGTGGTATCTGCGGTTGCCTGACGGGCGTACGGTGGCGTACACGGAGAACGGTTATCGGGGCGAACTCATCGAGGAGACGGCGCCGGTCGAGCGACTTCAGCTCACGTACGATTCGGTGCGCGACCTGGCACTGTCCCCGGCCAAGTCGCGTGGTTTCATCCTGCGCATCCTGGAGGAAGTGGCGTGCGACCCTTCGATCTGAACGTTGCAACCTGGCGCAAGAGCAGTTACA
Proteins encoded:
- a CDS encoding helix-turn-helix transcriptional regulator; this translates as MPTRRAVTGRSREPRARFAEELRQLRVERGHSLRQLGERLGWDWSLFGKMEKGETLGGPEVVQALDHYYETPGLLLALWELAISDKTQFKERYRRYMALEAEATSLWHFAVSVVPGLLQTPHYARELLASGGLRGEELEQQVEARMRRSELLTGEDAPQFRTILSEAVLRTPLLDAGEWRAQLEHLAAMTERDNVIVHVLPFSVGLHGLLSADMWYLRLPDGRTVAYTENGYRGELIEETAPVERLQLTYDSVRDLALSPAKSRGFILRILEEVACDPSI